In one Polaribacter sp. ALD11 genomic region, the following are encoded:
- a CDS encoding LysR family transcriptional regulator, translating into MNYQIELRHIRYFLAVAEELHFRKAAEKLFISQPGLSRQIKLFEEELGVVLFERHTRKVVLTKVGEYLKVEFSLQLKTLSHTLDNAKLLHDGKKGELNIGYVGSAMQEVIPNLLLRFEKNHPDILFNLKEIDNQKQIEDLLSFSSDIGFVRLERVPRALEIKSILKENFCLVLPKNHTINENNFKSLAQFKEESFILFDAKYSASYHEKVMQIFDDCGFAPLISHNTIHSSSIFKLVENNFGISIVPKSLAQKGGHQIKFIELDMISQKTTLSVIWNKKNTNPILNDVLALL; encoded by the coding sequence ATGAATTATCAAATAGAGTTAAGACACATTCGATATTTTTTAGCAGTTGCTGAAGAGTTACATTTTAGAAAAGCGGCTGAGAAGTTGTTTATTTCTCAACCAGGATTAAGTAGGCAAATTAAGTTGTTCGAAGAAGAATTAGGGGTTGTTTTATTTGAAAGGCATACCAGAAAGGTTGTTTTAACCAAAGTTGGAGAGTATTTAAAAGTTGAATTTTCATTGCAACTAAAAACACTTTCTCATACGTTAGACAATGCTAAATTATTACATGATGGTAAAAAAGGAGAATTGAATATAGGATATGTTGGTTCAGCAATGCAAGAGGTGATTCCTAATTTATTATTGAGATTTGAGAAAAATCATCCTGATATATTATTTAATTTAAAAGAAATAGACAATCAGAAGCAAATAGAAGATTTACTTTCTTTTTCTTCGGATATTGGGTTTGTGCGTTTAGAAAGAGTACCAAGAGCTTTAGAAATAAAATCAATTTTAAAGGAGAATTTTTGTTTGGTATTACCAAAAAATCATACTATAAATGAAAATAATTTTAAAAGTTTAGCACAATTTAAAGAAGAGTCCTTTATTCTTTTTGATGCAAAATATAGCGCGTCCTATCATGAAAAAGTAATGCAAATTTTTGACGATTGTGGTTTTGCTCCTTTAATATCTCACAATACAATACATTCTAGCTCTATTTTTAAGTTGGTAGAAAATAACTTCGGAATTTCTATTGTTCCAAAATCGTTAGCACAAAAAGGAGGGCATCAAATTAAGTTTATTGAATTAGATATGATTTCGCAGAAAACAACCCTTTCTGTAATTTGGAATAAAAAAAATACAAATCCTATTCTAAATGATGTTTTAGCACTTCTCTAA
- a CDS encoding type III pantothenate kinase: MNLAIDIGNTRVKSAVFEGDNLISLYVFDKRKIISEIKKIVKGNSISAGIISNVAAISEKKMVELKKIINFQVVSSVSKVPFTNLYETPKTLGVDRIALVAGAVVQFPNKNVLIIDAGTCITFDFVDSKGAYFGGAISPGIKMRYKALNKFTANLPLVDVLELNNLIGKNTEESIISGVLNGVQKEIDGVIEDYNEKYLDLTVVLTGGDTNFLSKQLKSSIFATQNFLLQGLNEILKHNGHK; this comes from the coding sequence ATGAATCTAGCAATTGATATTGGAAATACAAGAGTTAAGTCCGCTGTTTTTGAGGGTGATAATCTCATAAGCTTGTATGTTTTTGATAAAAGAAAGATAATTTCAGAAATTAAAAAGATTGTGAAGGGAAATTCAATTTCTGCAGGAATTATATCAAATGTAGCTGCAATCTCAGAGAAAAAGATGGTGGAGTTGAAAAAAATCATCAATTTTCAAGTTGTTTCTTCTGTTTCTAAAGTTCCTTTTACAAATTTGTATGAAACACCAAAAACCCTAGGCGTAGATAGAATTGCACTTGTTGCAGGTGCCGTTGTACAATTTCCGAATAAAAACGTATTAATTATAGATGCAGGAACTTGTATTACTTTCGATTTTGTAGATAGTAAAGGAGCGTATTTTGGGGGCGCAATTTCACCAGGAATAAAAATGCGTTATAAAGCTTTAAATAAGTTTACTGCTAACTTACCGTTGGTAGATGTTTTAGAATTGAATAATCTTATAGGGAAAAATACTGAGGAGAGTATAATTTCTGGCGTTTTAAATGGTGTACAAAAAGAGATAGATGGTGTAATAGAAGACTATAACGAGAAATATTTGGATTTAACAGTAGTTTTAACAGGAGGAGACACAAATTTCTTGTCAAAACAATTAAAAAGTAGCATATTTGCCACTCAAAATTTTCTCCTTCAAGGATTAAATGAAATATTGAAACATAACGGACACAAATGA
- the hutH gene encoding histidine ammonia-lyase, translated as MFKYGIDQLTLHKVKEIANGSLKAIIDTEAKEKIISCRKKVETITKSNKVVYGINTGFGPLCDVQISPEETNQLQTNLLITHAVGVGSNIDKNLSKIMMICKVHALCQGFSGVRLELIERIIYFIENDLLPTVPKQGSVGASGDLAPLSHLFLPLIGEGDFWINDEVISAKEVLKNHNLDALELQAKEGLGLINGTQFILAHTITGLLKMEYLLDLADISGAMSIEGYKGSSSPFRKELHSIRPFKGSIKVAERMRNIFKDSQNITSHENCERVQDPYSMRCIPQVHGASRNAFYHLLELAEIEMNSVTDNPIVLSETEAISGGNFHGQPLAMALDYCSIAASELGNIADRRCYLLLEGKYGLPRLLTKGGGLNSGFMIPQYTTAALVTENKSLCFPPSADSIPTSLGQEDHVSMGSISGRQFNQILGNLEKILAIELMYAAQAMEFRRPNTFSEIIEKNHSIIREKVDKLEEDRLLKDDIYNMIQLVKNKELIVKYN; from the coding sequence ATGTTTAAATACGGAATAGATCAACTTACGCTTCATAAAGTTAAAGAAATAGCAAACGGTAGTTTAAAAGCCATTATTGATACTGAAGCAAAAGAAAAAATAATTTCTTGCAGAAAGAAAGTAGAAACCATAACTAAAAGCAATAAAGTGGTTTATGGTATAAATACTGGTTTTGGACCTTTGTGCGATGTACAAATATCACCTGAAGAAACAAATCAACTTCAAACAAACTTATTAATTACACATGCAGTTGGCGTTGGTAGTAATATTGATAAGAATTTATCAAAAATTATGATGATTTGCAAAGTACATGCACTTTGCCAGGGTTTTTCTGGTGTTCGTTTAGAATTAATAGAACGCATTATTTACTTTATAGAAAACGATTTATTACCAACCGTTCCTAAACAAGGTTCTGTAGGCGCTTCAGGAGACTTAGCACCGCTTTCTCATTTATTTTTACCTTTAATTGGTGAAGGAGATTTTTGGATTAATGATGAAGTTATTTCTGCTAAAGAAGTTTTAAAAAATCATAATTTAGATGCTTTAGAACTACAAGCAAAAGAAGGTTTAGGGCTAATAAACGGAACACAATTTATTTTAGCACATACTATAACCGGACTTCTAAAAATGGAGTATCTATTAGATTTAGCAGATATTTCTGGCGCTATGAGTATTGAAGGTTATAAAGGAAGTTCATCTCCTTTTAGAAAGGAATTACATAGCATAAGACCTTTTAAAGGAAGTATAAAAGTTGCAGAGAGAATGCGAAATATATTCAAAGACTCTCAAAACATTACTTCACATGAAAATTGCGAACGTGTTCAAGATCCGTATTCAATGCGTTGTATTCCGCAAGTTCATGGCGCATCTAGAAATGCATTTTATCATTTGTTAGAATTAGCAGAAATAGAAATGAATTCGGTTACAGACAACCCGATTGTTTTAAGTGAAACAGAAGCTATTTCTGGTGGAAATTTCCACGGACAACCTTTGGCAATGGCGTTAGATTACTGCTCAATTGCAGCTTCAGAATTAGGAAATATAGCCGACAGACGTTGTTATTTATTACTGGAAGGAAAATATGGTTTACCAAGGTTATTAACCAAAGGTGGTGGTTTAAATTCTGGTTTTATGATTCCTCAATACACTACAGCAGCTCTAGTTACAGAGAATAAATCGTTATGTTTCCCTCCTTCTGCAGATAGTATTCCAACTTCATTAGGTCAAGAAGATCATGTTTCTATGGGAAGTATTTCTGGACGACAATTCAATCAAATTCTAGGGAATCTAGAAAAAATACTAGCAATAGAATTGATGTACGCAGCACAAGCTATGGAATTTAGAAGACCAAATACATTTTCTGAAATTATCGAAAAAAATCATTCAATTATTAGAGAAAAAGTTGACAAACTAGAAGAAGACAGGCTTTTAAAAGATGACATCTACAATATGATTCAACTAGTAAAAAACAAAGAATTAATTGTAAAATATAATTAA